In Terriglobus sp. TAA 43, a single window of DNA contains:
- a CDS encoding ABC transporter permease, with product MMLGQNFQYAFRQLRRSPVFTATALLTLALGIGVTTAMYSVVRSLLLEPLPYAQPDRLVAIAFQFPNEKPSTSQVGSVADFLVEHAHSFSSFGIADGGTTAVNLAPSATGGGRPYQVQQLRVSRDFLPTLGLHPALGRFFTAEEDRSGGPRAALMSYRLWQTTFQGDPTIVGRTVRVNGDDVPVIGVLPEGVLGDLYGGTAQSAPAGLWQPLQLGSKDPGYDGDNYQMIARLRDGVTISQAQAEMQSLQQAFAQQHAWFYQWKAPNGTLNEFHVWPLQTALVGDVRGSLIVLMGAVAAVLLVACLNLAGLTVARSIARSRELAMRTALGASRSDLLRLMLSESILLAIGGALLGLMVARTAAIAFVAYAPISLPHFHASSNLWMMALVECALAACATICFGLLPALLVLRRGVNDSLRDAGSQGQSVGYGRTGRVLVVAQVALAFTLLSAASLTLHAFLSMRSIAPGFDTQQISIAQVTLKGEAYANAQHTVQFVQNVLQDLQQQPGVRQVGAVNGLPLDRGLNLSGAPADHKDQRRVVNARFVTPHYIQSLGIALLQGRDVTDADRSNTPHIAIASETAVKKWWPNQSALGQRITIGSAGEFEIVGVAQDTHERSLMDRPGVLFYIPLTQIDDKFMTMINGWFPTTFVIRQAGGVDLSAAVAHAIQQADPELPVAKFERMQTVVDETVAAPRFFSWMSSAFASFTLLLTSIGVFGLLSYQVVQRTREIGVRMALGASRSRVLTHVLWQGMGLTAIGLCIGMLASAYMPRLIDRILSDFIFTPDGSLHMPLLQQVNAAATALMLMLLIAAIASALPARRAASIDPMRALRSE from the coding sequence ATGATGCTCGGCCAAAATTTCCAGTACGCATTTCGGCAATTGCGGCGCAGCCCCGTGTTTACGGCAACTGCGCTGCTCACGCTAGCACTTGGCATCGGTGTCACCACGGCCATGTACAGCGTGGTGCGATCGCTGCTGCTGGAACCGCTGCCATACGCGCAGCCGGATCGCTTGGTCGCCATCGCCTTTCAGTTCCCTAACGAGAAGCCCTCTACATCGCAGGTGGGCTCTGTCGCTGATTTCCTTGTTGAGCATGCGCACTCCTTCTCCTCCTTCGGCATTGCGGATGGTGGCACGACCGCAGTGAATCTTGCACCGTCTGCCACCGGCGGTGGCCGCCCGTACCAGGTGCAGCAACTGCGTGTGTCGCGTGACTTCCTCCCCACGCTCGGACTGCATCCTGCACTGGGTCGCTTCTTCACCGCTGAAGAGGATCGCAGTGGCGGTCCTCGCGCAGCACTAATGAGCTATCGCCTTTGGCAGACTACTTTTCAGGGCGACCCCACCATTGTGGGTCGCACCGTGCGCGTCAACGGTGACGACGTTCCAGTGATAGGCGTTCTCCCGGAAGGAGTACTCGGCGATCTTTATGGCGGGACCGCGCAGTCCGCTCCCGCCGGTCTGTGGCAGCCCCTTCAACTCGGTTCGAAAGATCCAGGTTACGACGGCGACAACTATCAGATGATCGCGCGCCTGCGTGATGGCGTAACCATCTCGCAGGCACAGGCAGAGATGCAGTCATTGCAACAAGCCTTTGCGCAACAGCACGCCTGGTTCTACCAATGGAAAGCACCCAACGGCACGCTGAATGAGTTTCATGTGTGGCCGCTGCAGACAGCACTGGTCGGTGACGTTCGCGGCAGCCTCATCGTTCTGATGGGTGCGGTCGCAGCAGTGCTACTGGTGGCGTGTCTCAATCTCGCTGGTCTTACGGTTGCACGCAGCATCGCACGTTCACGCGAACTCGCCATGCGCACCGCGCTGGGAGCAAGCCGTTCTGATCTGCTGCGCCTCATGCTCTCAGAGAGCATCCTGCTCGCCATCGGGGGCGCCCTGCTTGGCCTCATGGTCGCACGCACAGCAGCTATCGCATTCGTTGCGTATGCGCCCATCTCGCTTCCCCACTTCCATGCCTCTTCCAATCTCTGGATGATGGCGTTGGTGGAATGCGCTCTGGCTGCATGTGCCACGATTTGCTTCGGTCTGCTACCGGCCTTGTTAGTGCTGCGTCGCGGTGTAAATGACAGCCTGCGCGATGCAGGCTCGCAGGGTCAATCCGTTGGCTACGGCCGTACCGGTCGCGTGCTTGTCGTAGCGCAGGTGGCTCTGGCATTCACCCTGTTGTCCGCAGCATCGCTCACGCTGCATGCGTTCCTCAGCATGCGTTCTATTGCTCCCGGCTTTGATACGCAACAGATATCGATTGCCCAGGTGACGTTGAAAGGTGAGGCATACGCCAACGCGCAACACACCGTGCAGTTCGTTCAAAACGTATTGCAGGACCTTCAGCAGCAGCCTGGAGTAAGACAAGTTGGCGCGGTAAATGGCCTTCCTTTGGATCGTGGGCTGAATCTGAGCGGTGCTCCTGCGGACCACAAAGACCAACGGCGAGTCGTCAATGCACGCTTCGTTACACCGCACTACATACAGTCGCTGGGAATTGCTCTGTTGCAAGGACGCGACGTTACCGATGCAGACCGCTCCAACACACCACACATCGCCATTGCCAGTGAGACCGCGGTGAAGAAATGGTGGCCCAATCAATCCGCACTTGGCCAGCGCATCACGATTGGTTCTGCAGGCGAATTTGAAATCGTAGGCGTCGCGCAGGATACCCACGAGCGTTCGTTGATGGATCGTCCCGGTGTTCTCTTCTACATCCCATTGACGCAGATCGACGACAAGTTCATGACCATGATCAACGGTTGGTTCCCGACGACCTTCGTCATTCGTCAGGCTGGCGGCGTGGATCTATCAGCCGCCGTTGCGCACGCAATTCAGCAGGCTGATCCGGAACTTCCCGTCGCAAAATTTGAACGCATGCAAACTGTTGTGGATGAAACAGTAGCCGCGCCACGCTTCTTCTCATGGATGTCCAGCGCCTTCGCCTCATTCACGCTTCTACTCACTTCCATTGGTGTCTTCGGATTGCTGAGCTATCAAGTGGTGCAGCGCACGCGCGAAATCGGCGTCCGCATGGCGCTGGGAGCCAGCCGCAGCCGAGTGCTGACGCATGTATTGTGGCAGGGCATGGGCCTTACGGCCATTGGGCTTTGCATTGGCATGCTGGCCTCCGCATATATGCCGCGACTGATTGACCGCATTCTGTCAGACTTTATCTTCACACCCGATGGCAGCCTGCACATGCCGCTTTTGCAACAAGTGAATGCAGCCGCCACCGCACTGATGCTGATGCTTTTGATTGCGGCAATTGCCAGCGCTCTTCCCGCGCGCCGCGCCGCTTCCATTGATCCCATGCGCGCGCTTCGCAGCGAATAA